From a region of the Nitrospira sp. genome:
- a CDS encoding SUMF1/EgtB/PvdO family nonheme iron enzyme, which translates to MENKGVLVGSIIFVFASFFLMIGMLVYESYKANQMKQLVMSAKSEARPMASGLPAQDFSMYKTKTGDEGREMVQIPEGPFTMGSNEGDPDEAPEHQVYLKGFYLDQKEVTQEEYMRFAKMTKRPMPRIEVFEDDQSKIMKSGLAAMSVTWDEAAAYCKWAGKRLPTEAEWEKGGRGESKKKYPWGDKFVTNAANLDGSEDGYKYLAPPGSFDAGRSPYGLYDMTGNVAEWVEDSYDEHYYKKSPFRDPKGSENADLKVVRGGSWRETEHNARLSKRFAAKHWRTDVTIGIRCASDLDQATGLPES; encoded by the coding sequence TGCTGGTCTACGAGTCCTATAAGGCAAATCAGATGAAACAGCTTGTCATGTCGGCAAAATCGGAAGCCAGACCGATGGCGAGCGGCTTGCCGGCTCAGGATTTCTCGATGTACAAGACGAAAACGGGGGATGAAGGTCGGGAGATGGTGCAGATCCCCGAAGGCCCTTTTACGATGGGCAGCAATGAGGGGGATCCGGATGAGGCTCCCGAGCATCAAGTTTACCTGAAAGGATTCTATCTCGACCAAAAAGAAGTCACCCAAGAGGAATACATGCGCTTCGCAAAAATGACCAAGCGCCCGATGCCCAGGATCGAGGTGTTCGAAGACGATCAGTCGAAGATTATGAAGTCGGGATTGGCTGCCATGAGTGTTACCTGGGACGAGGCGGCCGCCTACTGTAAGTGGGCCGGCAAGAGACTTCCAACGGAAGCTGAGTGGGAGAAGGGTGGCCGTGGCGAGAGCAAGAAAAAATATCCGTGGGGAGACAAGTTTGTCACGAATGCCGCCAACCTCGACGGCAGTGAAGACGGGTATAAATATCTGGCTCCTCCCGGGTCCTTCGATGCGGGACGGAGTCCCTACGGTCTCTATGACATGACTGGTAACGTCGCGGAGTGGGTCGAAGATTCCTACGACGAGCATTACTACAAGAAATCTCCGTTTCGTGATCCCAAAGGGTCCGAAAACGCGGATCTCAAAGTCGTGCGCGGTGGCTCGTGGCGAGAAACCGAGCATAATGCGAGGCTGTCAAAGCGATTTGCGGCCAAACATTGGCGAACAGACGTGACGATCGGTATTCGTTGCGCAAGTGATCTGGATCAGGCGACAGGACTGCCTGAGTCTTAA